A part of Vigna radiata var. radiata cultivar VC1973A chromosome 11, Vradiata_ver6, whole genome shotgun sequence genomic DNA contains:
- the LOC106778052 gene encoding replication protein A 70 kDa DNA-binding subunit E gives MAGSLTPGAIKEICGANCSSSLKPVLQVIDLKLVQSQQANNTERYRLILSDGSFYQQGMLATQMNELVHSGKLQKGSVVRLTQFICNDVQNRKIIVIIDLDVVVEKCELIGEPVSLPKDGSVESGTGQSGVTPGNSQSLNNRSHSGGMAARPNVGGMAARPNMAIPSPDLPRMNAPASSAYSGISNTGSSYSSDAPPTYPKVESGANFSRSAPFTGSHGDQNMGIRHPQSETSRPLPNSYARAPQPMYRQPSPMYTNRGPIGKNEAAPRIIPIAALNPYQNMWTIKARVTAKGELRHYNNARGDGKVFSFDLLDSDGGQIRATCFNSVADQFYNLIEAGKIYLVSRGSVKPAQKNFNRLPNDQELTLDMTSIIQPCPDDDNSIPKQTFNFRPISEIESLESNTIVDVIGVVTSISPTASIMRKNGTETQKRTLQLKDMSGRSVELTLWGNFCNVEGQRLQTICDDGKFPVLATKAVRINDFNGKSVGTIMTSLLFIEPDFPEAYSLKRWFEKEGKNVPTLSISKDTSSFPKNDNRKTVSQIKDEKLGTSEKPDWISVCATISFMKYDNFCYPGCPIMIGDRQCNKKVTNNGDGKWICDRCNQSVDACDYRYILSFQIMDHTGVTWVTAFQESGEEIIGLPAKDLYYLKYEEQNDERFAEIIRKVLFSEYVFKLKVKEETFSDEQRVKATVVKAEKVNFASKSRVSLELIDKLLTGKSEGATTVTNSLSGNTGLGSVETGQVMPPAYNPIKSSTNSSRDFGMPANQVGQQYGNQYGNFASAGAPGAYTSCTNCGGSGHTSILCPNVRNPAGQSSGGGFSNRVSYGGSGGGASGECFKCHQPGHWARDCPGSSAATASYGSNTMQGRYGGY, from the exons ATGGCTGGGTCACTGACGCCAGGGGCGATAAAAGAAATATGCGGTGCCAATTGTTCCAGTAGTTTGAAACCAGTGTTGCAAGTTATAGATTTGAAGCTGGTGCAGTCGCAACAAGCCAACAACACCGAGAGGTACCGGTTGATTCTTTCTGACGGTTCCTTTTACCAGCAAGGCATGCTCGCCACGCAGATGAACGAACTAGTTCATTCTGGAAAGTTGCAGAAAGGTTCCGTCGTTAGGCTCACGCAGTTCATCTGCAACGATGTCCAGAACCGCAA GATTATTGTCATAATTGACCTAGATGTAGTAGTGGAAAAATGTGAATTGATTGGAGAACCTGTCTCCTTACCAAAAGATGGATCTGTAGAATCTGGTACTGGTCAATCAGGAGTCACCCCTGGGAATTCACAATCTTTGAATAACCGTTCACACTCAGGAGGCATGGCTGCTAGACCGAATGTAGGTGGCATGGCTGCTAGACCGAATATGGCCATACCATCTCCAGATCTTCCAAGAATGAATGCTCCTGCCAGTAGTGCTTATTCTGGCATTTCCAACACTGGATCTAGTTATTCTAGTGATGCACCTCCTACATATCCTAAAGTAGAATCCGGAGCTAATTTTTCTAGATCAGCACCATTTACTGGATCTCATGGTGATCAGAACATGGGTATTCGTCATCCCCAATCTGAGACTTCAAGGCCCTTGCCAAACTCTTATGCTCGTGCACCTCAGCCTATGTATCGGCAACCATCTCCAATGTACACTAACAGAGGGCCAATTGGAAAAAATGAAGCTGCCCCCAGGATAATTCCAATAGCAGCATTGAATCCTTACCAGAATATGTGGACGATTAAAGCCAGGGTAACAGCTAAGGGAGAACTCAGGCACTATAACAATGCTCGAGGTGATGGCAAGGTGTTTTCATTTGACCTTTTGGATTCTGATGGTGGGCAAATTCGGGCAACTTGCTTCAATAGTGTGGCTGATCAGTTCTATAATTTGATTGAAGCTGGTAAGATATACCTAGTTTCCAGGGGAAGCGTAAAGCCAGCTCAGAAGAATTTCAATCGCCTTCCCAATGATCAAGAGTTAACCCTTGATATGACATCCATCATACAACCATGCCCCGATGATGATAACTCAATTCCAAAGCAGACTTTTAATTTTCGGCCCATTAGTGAAATTGAAAGTTTGGAAAGCAACACCATTGTGGATGTGATTGGTGTGGTGACTTCAATTAGTCCTACAGCTTCAATCATGAGAAAAAATGGTACTGAAACTCAGAAGAGAACACTCCAGTTGAAAGACATGTCTGGTCGAAGTGTCGAGTTAACTTTGTGGGGAAATTTTTGCAACGTGGAAGGACAAAGGCTGCAAACTATTTGTGATGATGGGAAATTTCCAGTTTTGGCTACAAAAGCTGTCAGAATTAACGATTTCAATGGAAAGTCTGTTGGGACTATAATGACTAGCCTACTGTTCATAGAGCCTGATTTTCCAGAGGCTTACTCACTGAAAAGATGGTTTGAAAAGGAAGGGAAGAATGTCCCAACTCTCTCTATCTCTAAAGATACATCTAGTTTTCCTAAGAATGATAATCGGAAGACTGTATCTCAAATTAAAGACGAGAAGTTAGGGACTTCGGAGAAGCCTGATTGGATATCTGTCTGTGCAACTATTTCATTCATGAAGTATGATAACTTCTGTTACCCAGGATGTCCTATCATGATAGGGGATAGGCAATGTAACAAAAAAGTGACTAATAATGGTGATGGAAAATGGATTTGTGATAGGTGTAACCAATCTGTTGACGCTTGTGATTATAGGTACATACTGTCATTCCAGATAATGGATCACACAGGTGTAACATGGGTTACTGCTTTCCAGGAGAGTGGTGAGGAGATAATTGGCCTGCCTGCAAAAGATTTGTATTATCTGAAGTATGAAGAGCAAAATGATGAAAGATTTGCTGAAATCATCCGGAAGGTTCTCTTCTCCGAGTATGTGTTCAAGTTGAAAGTAAAAGAGGAAACATTCAGTGATGAACAACGTGTTAAGGCAACTGTGGTTAAAGCAGAAAAGGTAAACTTTGCATCTAAATCCAGAGTTAGTTTGGAATTGATTGATAAACTCTTGACTGGGAAATCAGAAGGTGCTACCACCGTTACCAACTCATTATCCGGTAATACTGGACTGGGGAGTGTTGAAACTGGTCAAGTAATGCCACCGGCTTATAACCCAATAAAGAGTAGCACTAATAGCAGTAGAGATTTTGGGATGCCAGCAAATCAAGTGGGTCAACAATATGGAAATCAATATGGCAATTTTGCTTCAGCAGGTGCTCCTGGTGCATATACATCATGCACCAACTGTGGAGGTTCTGGTCATACTTCTATACTTTGCCCAAATGTTAGAAATCCGGCTGGACAGTCTTCAGGAGGGGGCTTTTCCAACAGGGTATCATATGGTGGATCTGGTGGTGGTGCTTCTGGTGAATGCTTTAAATGCCATCAACCTGGCCACTGGGCAAGAGACTGTCCTGGTTCCAGTGCAGCAACTGCATCATATGGAAGCAATACAATGCAGGGAAGATATGGAGGATATTGA
- the LOC106776479 gene encoding uncharacterized protein LOC106776479, with protein sequence MDFFSKGMNGDGSECPFDLNDIERCPFLRNINEPTNFSFYQAKISTPGHGAKGPIFEDGPSFNMAFKLFHGKDGVVPLTDKTDFDSGSAEAVVSLPVFNPLAGKAATISLSTFGPGGSFSFGNFSEKWKKQNNSESSNKKEQSSQKGDVSKHEALGNEWLANGNCPIAKSYRAVSNVLPLVATAFRPPSGMKLKCPPAVVAARAALARTALVKNLRPQPLPAKMLVIAALGMAVNVPFGMWKEHTAKFSLSWFVAVHAAVPFIAMLRKSVVMPKSAMALTIIASILGQVIGSRAERIRLKTIATEMGKVKTETVYSMEDYSPRKLGDIRANHYSAGAMVLKSSLPVKDSGSSSTAGVCY encoded by the exons atggacttcttttcaaAGGGAATGAACGGGGATGGATCTGAGTGCCCTTTTGATTTGAATGACATTGAAAGGTGCCCGTTTTTAAGAAACATCAATGAACCTACCAATTTCTCTTTCTACCAAGCCAAAATCTCCACTCCT GGGCATGGAGCCAAGGGTCCTATATTTGAAGATGGTCCCAGTTTTAACATGGCATTTAAGCTATTCCATGGGAAGGATGGGGTGGTTCCCCTAACTGACAAAACTGACTTTGACAGTGGCAGTGCAGAAGCTGTTGTTTCTTTGCCTGTTTTCAACCCTTTAGCGGGAAAAGCTGCCACTATTAGTCTGTCAACCTTTGGACCAGGAGGCTCATTTAGTTTTGGGAATTTTTCCGAGAAATGGAAGAAGCAGAACAATTCCGAATCGTCAAATAAAAAGGAACAATCATCTCAG AAGGGTGATGTATCAAAGCACGAGGCCCTTGGAAACGAATGGTTGGCAAACGGAAATTGCCCAATTGCCAAGTCTTATAGAGCTGTAAGCAACGTTCTACCCCTTGTTGCAACAGCTTTTCGGCCACCAAGTGGAATGAAGCTTAAATGTCCACCAGCAGTTGTTGCCGCAAGGGCTGCCCTTGCCCGTACAGCCCTTGTGAAAAACTTGCGCCCTCAGCCTCTTCCTGCAAAAATGCTTGTTATTGCAGCATTGGGTATGGCGGTTAACGTGCCCTTTGGCATGTGGAAGGAACATACCGCGAAATTCTCGTTATCTTGGTTTGTGGCCGTGCATGCTGCTGTTCCTTTTATAGCCATGCTTCGGAAATCAGTGGTAATGCCTAAGTCAGCTATGGCACTGACCATTATAGCTTCTATCCTTGGGCAAGTTATTGGTTCGAGAGCTGAGCGGATCCGTTTGAAAACAATCGCCACTGAGATGGGAAAAGTGAAAACAGAGACCGTATACAGCATGGAAGACTACAGTCCCAGGAAGCTTGGTGATATTAGGGCCAATCACTACAGTGCTGGAGCAATGGTCCTCAAGTCGTCACTTCCTGTGAAGGATTCAGGATCATCTTCAACCGCTGGCGTGTGTTATTGA